The sequence ACAACCACGAGTGGTTGGGAAAATTGAAGTTTGATGAGATCGTTGCGCTCGCGAGTCATGTGACTGTGCAGCAGATGCTGGATCGCGAGATGTTTGCCCGCCGCATCGCTGAGGGTAAACCCATCGGCGTGCACGAGTTCCTCTACCCGCTCATGCAGGGGTATGACTCCGTCATGCTGGACGTTGATTGTGAACTTGGCGGCAATGACCAGCTCTTCAACATGCTCTGCGGTCGCACACTGCAGGCGGCCTACGGTAAGCGCGAGAAGTTCGTGCTCACGACCAGGCTCATCGAGGGCACGGACGGACGCAAGATGAGCAAGACGTACAATAACTGCGTCTATCTGGAGGATGAACCGGCAGACATGTTCGGCAAGATCATGAGTGTCAAAGATGCTCTGATGGAGACCTACTTCGAATGTTGTACCGGTGTTCCCATGGAAGAGGTGCAGAAGATTCTCAAAGGCAGTCCTCGCGACGCCAAGGCCCGCCTTGCCCGCGAGATCGTTGCGCTCTACCACGGAACAGATGCCGCTTTGAAGGCCGAAGCGGAGTTCGATCATGTCTTCAGAGAGAAGGGATTGCCCGAAGACATGCTCGAGGTGAAGGCGAAGAAGGGCACGTCGCTCATCGATGTTCTGATGTCATCCAAGCTTGTTGCCAGCAAGTCCGAAGCTCGTCGGGTCGTTGAGCAGGGAGGCGTAAAGATGAACAATAAAGTTGTTCAATCTATTGAGCAGGGGATTGAGGAGGGCACCGTACAGGTGGGGAAGAGGAAGTTTGCCCGCATTGTCTTGTCCTGATACGTACAGCAAACTAGACTCCTCTCCATGTCTCCGAAGACCGTTGACGCATCAGCCGTGCACGAGACCCCAAAGGCCATGGGTGACGATACTGCCACCCGCGAAAGGAGCGGGGCAGTGATGCCGGAGGCCGGTGAAGACAACGGCATCTGTGCGGTCACGCTGCGCATGTGGATTGCGAAGGCCCTGCAGAAGAAGCAAATCAGCCTGCCGTACGCAGTGCAACTGATGCGCTTCGTCGATACGGCAGAGCAGCGCGAAATCGAGACTGCGCAGCGCGTGCAGAGCTGGCGCCTGCGGTGCAAAGAAGCCGTCATGCATCTCTTCGGCCGAAGGTGAGGGAAAACCCCTTCCTCTAAAATTGCTGGGTGGTCTCGTGAAGAGAATCACCCAGCGTCCTCCAACCCCCGTCAGGATATAAATGTGACGATGAAGGGGATTGAGAGTGGAGATACCGTATTCCCGCCCTGAAAGTGGATCAAGAGTGGAAGGGCTGTTTGTTCAGAACGCGCACGCCAGACTGTAGGTCTGGGTGCAGGCGGTTTGGGAGACAGAGGATGCGAAGAACAAGTTCGCGGCGACCGCCACGCTCGTGACCAGGAGGAGCGAGAGGAGGAGGGCGAGGCCGACGGAGCGGGTGTCGTGAGACATAGGCAGATGTTTACACTGATAGGAACGGATGAGAGAGGGCTTCTGTTACAGTAAAAGAACACATAATTAGATCTTGCAGGTAACGCGGCACCCCAGACGCTGCAAGCCCGACAGGGCTTGCCGGTGCGCCGCCTGGCCCCGCAGGGAGGGGAGAATGACGTGCATCTGGGCCCGGTCAGGACAGGTGCTGATCCAGTCCAAAACCGCTGTCAGAGCCGTTTCTGGCGACTTGGAACAATCAATCCGTACGGCGGAAAGGGCAGAGATTGGCCTGTCGGTGAGCACCTCAGGATGCATGGTCAAAGTGTACACTCGTACACCACTTGGATGCAAGTGTTTTGATCCCAAACAGTGTTCGATCGGGTGATTTTCTTTTGGGGAACAGAAAAATTTCAGTGGGACCACAGATGCTCCAAGCGAAAAAATCGCAATGTTGT is a genomic window of Candidatus Peribacter riflensis containing:
- a CDS encoding tyrosyl-tRNA synthetase, whose product is MAASSDLLTRAVETVVPRDLAEKKLKSGKPIRIYLGIDPTGAKLHIGHSVPLRKLKAFQEAGHEVIFLIGSFTATIGDPSGRDQLREPLTLAQVEENFQTYKKQAAKILDFSKVKIVYNHEWLGKLKFDEIVALASHVTVQQMLDREMFARRIAEGKPIGVHEFLYPLMQGYDSVMLDVDCELGGNDQLFNMLCGRTLQAAYGKREKFVLTTRLIEGTDGRKMSKTYNNCVYLEDEPADMFGKIMSVKDALMETYFECCTGVPMEEVQKILKGSPRDAKARLAREIVALYHGTDAALKAEAEFDHVFREKGLPEDMLEVKAKKGTSLIDVLMSSKLVASKSEARRVVEQGGVKMNNKVVQSIEQGIEEGTVQVGKRKFARIVLS